GTTAAACGCCGGGCATTCGGTGTTGGGGATCCTTGGATCGGTCTTCGGGCACGAGACGATCGACCAAGCGATCGGTGACGATATGTTCGCCCAGTACCTTCGCCAATTTTTCGACCGCGAAGCGACGCCGGTGTTGGATGCTGTCGCTGGTATCGACTTAGACGAATACAAACAGACGTTGATCGAGCGGTTCGGCAATCCCAAGATCAGAGACAGTCTCTCGCGGATCTGTCTGGAGAGTTCCAGCAAGCTGCCGGTCTTTCTGATCCCCACGATCCGAGAGAACCTGGCCAGCGGTGGCAGCATCCGCTACGCCACGCTGGTCCTCGCCGCTTGGTGTTATTACAGCGACAAACAAGTCGATCGACACGGCAAGGCGTTGGAAATCACCGACGGTCTGAAAGCGGAACTCCACGCCGCGGCGAAGAATACCGGCGAGGATCCGTTAGCGTTTTTGAAAGTTCAATCGGTCTTCGGCGACCTCGCCGAAAACCAGCGATTTACAAAGACCTACGCCTACCTGATCGATCGAATCTACAAAAACCCCGACGTCACCGCGACGATGCAAGCGATCTTGAGCGACGAAAGCGATTCGTAGCCAACAGGAAGCGGGGCGATCCTGATGGAAGCGGGCCGAGGCCCCCGCCCGTTTTGCATTCGTTTTGCGGGGCGAAGCTCCAGCCATTTGCTTAGCCCAGGCCAACGGCCTGGGTGGCGTGATTGCCAAGTGAAATCCATAGGGCCAACGGCCCGGCAATTTGCGAGGGGCGGATCGCTTTGCTAACAAATTGCCGGGCCGTTGGCCCTTCCTATTTTCGCGTGTCATGGGGTCCCAGGCCGTTGGCCTGGGCAATGCAAATCGCCTGGCCTTCGGCCCTATATCCGGAACCATTGCGCCCGCGTTGCGATCGACTATATCCGAAACCGGTGCGCCCGCGTCGCGGTCGACGGGATGCCACGACGATAGTGTCCGGCCCGACGAGATCCCGAAGGGATGATAGAGGGTAGCCGGAGGTCGTCGCGCAGCGGCGCACCTCCGGAATGCGAGGCCCATTCGTGCAACGAGCCCGAAGGGATCGCAGATCTTTAGTCTGACGGGGTGAAGCTTCTGGCATTTGCATAGCCCAGGGAATCGCTGCCCGCAGGGTCACTTTGACGAACACGGGCCCAAGGAACTGCCTTCCCAGAACGACAGCGTCAGATTTCGCGATTCGTTCGCATCGATCGCGAGTTCGCCATGTCGCATCTTGGTGAGCAATTCGATTGCCTGCGTGCCCAGACCAACTTCATCGATCGTCACCGAAGCGAGTTGACTCGCGAATCCGCCACCTCGAACAGTTCCACCAAACCCAACGACCGACACATCTTGGGGCACCCGCAGGCCAAGCTTCAACAATTGCAGGTACACCCATTCGGCTAGTGAGTCAAAACTGCAGAAGATCGCCGTGGGTGGATCGTCTCGACGAAATAGCTCCTCAAGCTCCTCGCCACTTTCCTCTTGCAACGCGTCGTAGTCTGTTGACCCACAGTTTGCTACGACCACGGAAATACTGGCTTTGGGCCCTATGGATTCCCGAAACCCCTTTTCATAGGCCGCCGAAGCGATGCTGCGCCCAAGACAAAAGTAAGCGACACTGCGATGCCCCGCTTGCCGTATTGCCTCACCCGCTCGTCGCCCAACCTCTTCGAACGGAATCGCCAGCAGTGGAGTATGCGCCCCAGCGACGGGGCGCGAGCAGCACACCACAGGAATCCCGTGCTGCTGCAACTGTCGGATATGAAATGCGGGTGTGATTGGTGAAGGAGTCGGAACAATAGCGACCCCGGCAACCCGCAGATCAATTAACTGCAAGATCGCACTGGCCTGTTTGTCGATATCGCTGTTTGTGTTGCAAACAATCACCTGGTTGTACAACTTCGCTGCCGCTCTCTCAAAGCTGCGTTGCAACGAAGGATAAAAGGCCGAGTCCGTCTCGGGAACAATCAGGGCCAACAGATCTTGCCCTTTGCGGGAGCGCTGCCGGGCTTCGTCATGAACGAAAGTCCCCTTGCCGTGAACCCGATAGATCAGGCCATCCTGCTCCAGCACGGCGAAGGCTTGGCGAATCGTGCTGCGAGCCACGTGCAACGCCTCGGCGAGCTTGTTCTCCGAAGGCAAAGCGGCACCGGCTTTGATACCGCCAGATTCAATTTGCGAGACCACGTAGTTTCGCAGTTGCTCGTATTTAGGTTGCGACGTTGCCTCGCTGGACCAAGCCAGCCCTTTCATCCCATCCAAAACATTCGACATATGACCTCGCATCGTTCGACTTGTATGGAACCGACCATACAAGATAGCGACAGGTTTGTCAAACGCCCAGTCCCGGCAAGCCCAACCGGATAACGCGATTGCACGTCGCCTTAACGTCGTCCAAGCGGTCATCTGCCACCCTAAGGTGCAGTTATCACTCTCGTTCAAAACGCAAGATTTCGACCAAATTTCATAGTTTTAACTTGTGCGAACCTCTTGCATACCTTAGGCTGTTCTCGTAGCCTGGCCGGCAGTGGGGGCATGCTGCAATTTCCCCGCCTGTCCCCCATCCCACCGCCTGCCCCCCCCACCTCAACTCCTGTCGCCCATCCCACCGTCTCGCTTTGGGCACAGTTCAGAAGGATTTACCGAAATGAGAAAACTCGACTTCGCATTCGTTTTGCCCGCCGCGATTGCCCTCTTGTTCGCTGGATGCGGCCCCGCCCTGGACGACATGAGGCTGATCCCGGTTACCGGTACGGTGACCTATCAAGGAGAACCTGTTCTTGACGGAGTGATCCGCCTAGTCCCCAGCGAAGGGACCGATGCCCCCGTGCGGACTCGGAAGATCAAGGAAGGTGCCTACGAGTTTGCGGACCGCGCCGCAGTTGGCGAGGGTTCATATAGCGTTGAGATTACGGCTTACCGCCCGCTCGAAGGAGCCACGCCAAACGATCTTGGCATGGTCGCTGAAGAGGCGCGCGAGCAGTATCTGCCAAAGCAATTCAACACTCATTCTGAAATCGACCCGCTGATCGTGACCACAGACGATACCGACATCACCAAGGACTTTGAACTCTAGTGCGATCTCCAGAAGTCACGATTACCTCGCATATTCACGATTGACAATTTTCACTTTTCAAGAGAGGACCGTTCCCATGAAACGCCAAGCTTTTACGCTCGTTGAACTGTTAGTAGTGATTGCCATCATCGGAATTCTTGTCGGACTGCTGCTGCCCGCGGTGCAGGCCGCCCGCGAAGCGGCTAGAAGAATGCAGTGCAGCAACAACCTGAAACAGATCGGCCTTGCCCTGCACAACTACCACGACACGCATCTCAAGTTTCCGTTTGGTCGTATCGGGGCGACAACGGTGGAACAGCAGTGCGCCTTGACGATGCTGCTGCCCTATGTGGAGCAAGGGTCACTTTATGACCAATTCGACTTTAGCCTTCCTTTGATGGGAAAGTCGGGGTCAACGATTACTCCTAACGTCAACACAGATCTCATCACGACGCGGCTGGAGGCATTTTTGTGTCCAAGCAATCCTCAAGATGAAGGCCGATACGTTACATCGCAATTGCCAGGAAGGGATCATGCGTGGGGGACTCACTATTCTCCAGTTGCCCATAGCGGCAAAGATGGGACGTCGGGACGATCGACTTCGCTTGGCGTTGTCGATTCCAATCGAGACGGAATGTTCTATTTCAATTCCAAAACGAAGTTCCGAGACGTCACCGACGGAACGAGCAACACGCTGGCATTCAGCGAATCCGTTGGCGACGCGCCGGGATCGAATGACCTGTATGCCTGGGCCATGTTCTCGGGCGGTATGGGGGTCAAAGGTGGAGTTAACGTCAACTTCACCGATTTGGACAGCTTCTATGTGGCGAACGATAACTTCACGGGCCCCTCTAGCTACCATCCCGGCGGCTGCCAGGTTCTCCTTGCCGATGGATCCGTTCGCTTTCTAACGGAAAACATCCCACTCTCCATCCTTCAAGACCTGGCCACTCGCGGCGGAGGCGAAGTCCCAAGACCCTACTAATGCTGCGGTCTCACATCTGAACGCGTCCAAGTGGTTTGCACGTGACGCACTTGTATCAACAACGACCCTCTGAGGATTTCTTATGGATATGTGCAATAAACGCGTCGCAACTCACATCGCGATGCTTTTTGTCGTGGCAGCAACATGCTGCTCGTCGGCCTATTGCGAAACGATCGACATCGGCGATCGGAATCAGATATTTATCGACGGGCGATATCTCGAATCGGTCAAGGACGTCGGTATCGAAGTCTGCAAGCCGATCAAGACAAATCATAAGTGCCTAGTCGGCAGCCTAGGTGGTTACTCTTCGATCATCGCGCCCGATGGCAAATACAGAATGTGGAGTGCCTTGACCAAGGACGGCGTTAACTGGCGAAGAGTGTCGGGGGCTACTCAACCCGAGCCCGACGATATCTTGGGCGCCTACTTCAGCGGAGCCACGGTGTTCGTCGACCCCAAGGCCGACCCTAGCGAACGTTACAAATTGTTCGATGGCTTACATAACACCATGCGTGCTTCCGCCGACGGTACTGACTGGCAGACACTCACCAGTAGCGTCTTCCCTCAAAAGGCCCGGTATCCCAATGGTATGGACAGCCACAACGTCTGTTTCTACGACACGCGGATCAACAAGTACGTGGCTTACGTCCGTGTGAACAAAATTTACGAGTGCCCGCCCGAACGGGTCCCGTATTACAAGACGATTGGCACCCAGCGGTACGGTGGCGAAAATAAGTACGCCCGCCGTACGATAGGGCGCGCTGTCAGCGACGACCCGACGAAATTTCCGATGCCCGAGGTGGTTCTGGAGCCCGATGACAAGGACCCAAATTTCGGCGGTGTGAAAGTGATGGACTTCTACTGTCCCCAGGTCGTTCAGTATCCGCACGCGCAGGACGCGTATTTCCTGTTCAACTGCCGTTACCGATCTTACGAGGATTGGTATTTGCCGATCGACATGTCGAAGTACCCAAAAAGCCCAACCCACTTCACCTACAACTGCGGCGTCGAAGATATGGAACTCGACGCCAGTCGGGATGGCATCAAGTGGGAACGTTACGACCGCAAACCTTGGATCGCGTCGGGCAAACCAGGCAGCTTCGATTCGCTGTCGATGTACATGTCTCGCGGTATGCATGTTGTCAACGACGAGATCTGGATGTACTACATCGGTTTCGACGACCCGCACACGGGAAACGCGGAAGCCATGAAACGTGCCACACTCAGCCGCGTCGTGCTACGCAAAGACGGCTTCACTTGTGTTGAGGCGGAGTATGCTGGCGGAGAATTCACCACACCGCCGCTGAACTTTGACGGCAACTCACTGAACTTGAATATCGAGACGTCCGCGATCGGCTTGGCTCGTGTTGAAATCCAAGACGAGGCCGGCAATCCATTGCCCGGGTTTACGATGGATGATTGCGACCGCATCCATACGGCCAACTCCACCGAATGGAAGGTGACTTGGGGTGGGAATGCCGACGTCTCCAAACTGGCGGCACAA
Above is a genomic segment from Rosistilla ulvae containing:
- a CDS encoding DUF1559 domain-containing protein; the protein is MKRQAFTLVELLVVIAIIGILVGLLLPAVQAAREAARRMQCSNNLKQIGLALHNYHDTHLKFPFGRIGATTVEQQCALTMLLPYVEQGSLYDQFDFSLPLMGKSGSTITPNVNTDLITTRLEAFLCPSNPQDEGRYVTSQLPGRDHAWGTHYSPVAHSGKDGTSGRSTSLGVVDSNRDGMFYFNSKTKFRDVTDGTSNTLAFSESVGDAPGSNDLYAWAMFSGGMGVKGGVNVNFTDLDSFYVANDNFTGPSSYHPGGCQVLLADGSVRFLTENIPLSILQDLATRGGGEVPRPY
- a CDS encoding GntR family transcriptional regulator; the encoded protein is MSNVLDGMKGLAWSSEATSQPKYEQLRNYVVSQIESGGIKAGAALPSENKLAEALHVARSTIRQAFAVLEQDGLIYRVHGKGTFVHDEARQRSRKGQDLLALIVPETDSAFYPSLQRSFERAAAKLYNQVIVCNTNSDIDKQASAILQLIDLRVAGVAIVPTPSPITPAFHIRQLQQHGIPVVCCSRPVAGAHTPLLAIPFEEVGRRAGEAIRQAGHRSVAYFCLGRSIASAAYEKGFRESIGPKASISVVVANCGSTDYDALQEESGEELEELFRRDDPPTAIFCSFDSLAEWVYLQLLKLGLRVPQDVSVVGFGGTVRGGGFASQLASVTIDEVGLGTQAIELLTKMRHGELAIDANESRNLTLSFWEGSSLGPCSSK